A single window of Rubripirellula lacrimiformis DNA harbors:
- a CDS encoding DUF1583 domain-containing protein: MMNFSIHSRFCVPSSSERGLGVASVWIFPQLRGGIPDRFATIVSRWMLPFAVAITICGGTAPKCCGQNVAAAKTDLDAAVHRDLGVPEQLTIAAGEGRLDSVFDQLAVACDTQIVDQWISGSELPSVIGSLYRQLSGLDSEEQFELWSEWTFPPMDSTQGKGRVRMITCPVPTEAPPSVFARTMGKRPREDSFAVASIGGMRGMFCSAWMLVQAADQRGRLSRLISDLEQLVSEGADGAKPLLVLARIADRRGNSGSVRAYLAKVRQDFAANQLNVIPMDADRWMEVAISLAATTREELADDAESTLAVIANRVGQNKAVLRIAHAVAVQTHRGQSDPAVLFDSQMAHWMPAAQASATSNLSGSPQPMWISHEEHILHLAGAGQDVLFYRYPLTGDFDFVCETQEGGPLGTDGGLVYGGLQFQALGLTNELTVWDADGDHAQTRPCPFVRHESAAVFNRVSLHSDDDGLAFESNLHPMWRFGEPEKQSPWLGLRSFGRNRPAFRNFRFTGTPTIPRKVDMIAGEQLRGWQTGFFDESQPTFVESRRGLPDAKSSGSVDYRVQEGILTALVADTESKRAMPGLIRYQRPLMDGESISYQFKHSDDEVVLHPALGRMVFLLESGGIRIRWMTDGPFDWTGLPQDNTLLEPLNRKGPRPIPLQEGDWNRVSIARVGQSVTVALNGEPIYQRPVDFSGAMPFGFYRADRSKVGQVRNVEMTGDWPETLPESFFGTEEPRESNLGGPVQPTRAGRGNTVDEISSVVFVDEQTLSDNVRAVCAQATNFDPQERYDYLADWVLPGDRHRGLRLAGYFSPVEISEPAAKEAMFAIQTPPRSNLTRSAHPVFFCPAVDLIDAAQWCDRLPQLFKRVDAFDPQGDRVLTKQKLALTAITLMAMGNSSPMAAGVKNAGADQKPLLGNPAVTERLGRVMVQFLKLCEDPEPLTDRDRWAEYLVAYVGMSRAASNQTVDELLSFLFESRVRLGGDRSSTLEANLQSHLQRLVANRRHERGNDRQRESLQSELDRSWVASGQTNARLCGLGRALPEWELNANGELEHLVGHESDLLLYRSPLAGNFSVHADLHPWSRSQVQRGDHHVGNGINREHIQIGSFRHPHQNVALEKPFEKPGRWVRFRSEFQDGHQRDFLDGRLVHKRNLVENEDPWLGLRSWWKVQSRVNEVSISGRPTILDQVPIGKSSDLIGWTSYFQNSIATKNAPWQQQSEGDHDLIVGLRRGDVVGCDRECLLQYHRRMVEDGAFAFDFYYDQANGSASPAIGRLAFLLRPDGVYEHWVTDGQFDPTGVRPGNLQRIQSHQRWEDSGDPALPLKKEAWNHLEMRLQGDEVSLFLNDHRVFQRTLPSNSRRSVGLFHFADRSQLRVRNAILRGDWPKQMPPDQPLADPRLKQLDLQLSALPAVAKVNFQDPSTVDSLVDINKGNAAGSTLDVEGGKRVTATSSGAWIQTAMKPRFSLSGNFDVQVGFIDARCDSPVEQGMAELVITVADQDASELHVAVGTSQQSVPFLRGQKIALNPDGSRRFLGERWGYESESGRMRIVRKGDTAYFLFASGVDGHARVIGQQPIGPEDINFDSIKLTVTAKGQGVAGTVWTDMTIAADRIQHLPGSNLPLPPMIGVVDAATGRVTKLAGPTEGFNHVGSPTWSQDGKWITYDQSLGSVAKSRLMMVPFEGGDPIDLGFGSMPSFSKDGRRVAFSAYQQGVGIMNVDGSERKILDVEGWGAEWSPDGKTIAYGKRGNIVLWDVATGTSRSLMVGAADRFSLIYWNMCWSPDSSKIQFHARKTGSNAEEFAVVDLAHPSQVKSIAMPPNYRRSEVGWSPSDDRLLVALTSNTLRYPQLFTMPADGSDVPAALVPRVDNHEIAMGAWSPDGKWIAVRAVSRPEALDWPLRLPAAGE; the protein is encoded by the coding sequence ATGATGAACTTCAGTATCCATTCGCGTTTCTGCGTACCATCATCTTCCGAACGGGGATTGGGGGTCGCATCGGTGTGGATTTTTCCGCAGCTTCGAGGCGGGATCCCGGATCGATTCGCGACCATCGTTTCTCGCTGGATGCTTCCGTTTGCGGTCGCAATTACCATTTGCGGTGGAACAGCACCGAAGTGTTGCGGACAGAACGTGGCCGCGGCGAAGACGGACCTGGATGCTGCTGTGCACCGAGACCTTGGTGTGCCTGAGCAACTGACGATAGCTGCGGGGGAAGGACGCTTGGATTCTGTCTTCGATCAGCTCGCTGTTGCATGCGATACCCAGATCGTCGATCAATGGATCAGCGGATCGGAGTTACCATCGGTGATTGGCAGTCTCTATCGACAACTAAGCGGTTTGGATAGCGAGGAGCAGTTTGAGCTTTGGTCCGAGTGGACTTTTCCACCGATGGATTCCACCCAGGGGAAAGGCAGGGTGCGGATGATCACATGCCCGGTACCCACCGAAGCGCCGCCCAGCGTGTTTGCGCGTACGATGGGAAAGCGTCCACGGGAAGATTCGTTCGCCGTCGCAAGCATTGGTGGGATGCGAGGGATGTTTTGCAGCGCTTGGATGCTGGTCCAAGCTGCTGATCAGCGAGGCCGGTTGAGTCGGCTGATCTCGGACCTCGAACAACTGGTGTCCGAAGGCGCCGATGGAGCAAAGCCATTGCTGGTCTTGGCACGCATCGCCGACCGGCGTGGAAACTCGGGTTCGGTACGCGCCTATTTGGCAAAGGTACGCCAAGATTTCGCGGCGAATCAGTTGAACGTGATTCCGATGGACGCCGATCGGTGGATGGAAGTGGCGATCTCGCTTGCTGCGACCACTCGTGAAGAACTTGCCGACGACGCTGAGTCAACCTTGGCTGTGATCGCAAATCGGGTGGGCCAGAACAAGGCCGTTTTGCGAATTGCCCACGCGGTCGCGGTTCAAACCCATCGGGGGCAATCGGATCCCGCGGTCCTGTTCGATTCGCAAATGGCACATTGGATGCCAGCGGCTCAGGCAAGTGCGACCAGCAACTTGTCGGGATCACCGCAGCCGATGTGGATCAGTCATGAAGAGCACATTTTGCATTTGGCCGGTGCCGGACAAGACGTGCTATTTTATCGGTATCCACTGACGGGTGATTTTGACTTCGTCTGCGAAACGCAGGAAGGCGGCCCCTTAGGGACCGATGGTGGGTTGGTCTACGGAGGGTTGCAGTTTCAGGCACTGGGACTCACCAACGAATTGACAGTTTGGGACGCCGATGGAGATCACGCTCAAACCAGACCGTGTCCTTTTGTACGCCATGAATCAGCCGCCGTCTTCAATCGAGTCTCGCTGCACAGTGACGATGACGGTTTGGCGTTTGAATCGAACTTGCATCCGATGTGGAGGTTCGGTGAACCAGAAAAACAGAGCCCTTGGTTGGGACTGCGAAGTTTTGGCAGGAACAGGCCGGCGTTCCGAAACTTCCGATTCACTGGGACGCCCACCATCCCACGCAAAGTCGATATGATCGCGGGCGAACAGCTTCGAGGCTGGCAGACCGGATTCTTTGACGAATCCCAGCCGACGTTCGTCGAGTCGCGGCGAGGTCTTCCCGACGCCAAGTCCTCGGGATCCGTTGACTATCGCGTCCAAGAAGGGATCTTGACGGCATTGGTTGCTGATACGGAATCAAAACGTGCGATGCCCGGCTTGATTCGCTATCAACGGCCGCTGATGGATGGCGAATCGATTTCGTACCAATTCAAACACTCGGATGACGAAGTCGTACTACACCCAGCCTTAGGACGAATGGTGTTTCTGTTGGAATCCGGTGGGATTCGCATTCGCTGGATGACGGATGGACCCTTCGATTGGACGGGGCTTCCGCAAGACAACACGTTGTTGGAACCGCTGAACCGGAAAGGGCCTCGGCCGATTCCACTGCAGGAAGGCGATTGGAACCGGGTATCGATTGCTCGGGTAGGTCAGTCCGTCACGGTGGCTCTTAATGGCGAACCGATCTATCAACGGCCTGTGGATTTTTCTGGTGCGATGCCATTCGGATTCTATCGCGCTGATCGGTCCAAAGTCGGACAGGTGCGGAATGTGGAAATGACGGGCGACTGGCCAGAGACTTTGCCAGAAAGCTTTTTCGGAACCGAAGAACCTCGCGAATCCAACTTGGGAGGCCCCGTTCAGCCGACGCGTGCCGGGCGGGGAAACACGGTCGATGAAATCTCGTCAGTTGTCTTCGTCGACGAGCAAACGTTGTCTGACAACGTGCGGGCAGTTTGCGCCCAGGCGACCAACTTCGATCCCCAGGAACGGTACGACTATCTAGCGGATTGGGTTCTTCCGGGGGATCGCCATCGTGGACTACGGCTGGCGGGCTACTTTTCACCGGTAGAAATATCCGAACCTGCCGCCAAAGAGGCGATGTTTGCGATCCAGACGCCTCCGCGTTCGAACCTGACACGATCCGCGCACCCGGTTTTTTTTTGCCCCGCCGTCGACCTGATTGACGCTGCCCAATGGTGCGACCGTCTACCACAGCTATTCAAACGAGTGGATGCGTTTGATCCCCAGGGTGATCGAGTGCTGACGAAGCAGAAGTTAGCTTTGACGGCGATCACCTTGATGGCGATGGGCAACTCGTCCCCCATGGCGGCAGGCGTGAAGAACGCAGGCGCCGACCAGAAACCTTTGTTGGGTAATCCGGCGGTGACGGAGCGATTGGGACGCGTCATGGTTCAGTTTTTAAAGTTGTGCGAAGATCCGGAACCGCTAACGGATCGCGACCGTTGGGCAGAATACCTGGTCGCCTACGTTGGCATGTCGCGCGCCGCTTCAAATCAAACGGTCGACGAACTCTTGTCGTTCTTGTTCGAATCTCGCGTTCGCTTGGGCGGAGATCGCAGCAGCACGTTGGAAGCCAATCTGCAGAGCCATCTGCAGCGACTGGTTGCCAATCGCCGGCACGAACGAGGCAACGATCGGCAACGAGAATCATTGCAGAGTGAACTGGATCGCAGTTGGGTTGCCAGTGGTCAAACCAACGCGCGGCTGTGTGGCTTAGGACGCGCTCTGCCCGAATGGGAACTGAACGCGAACGGTGAACTGGAACATCTTGTCGGACATGAATCGGATCTGTTGCTGTATCGAAGCCCGCTAGCTGGGAACTTTTCAGTACACGCGGACCTTCACCCTTGGTCTCGCTCTCAGGTGCAGCGTGGCGATCATCATGTTGGTAACGGTATCAACCGTGAACACATTCAGATTGGTTCTTTCCGCCATCCGCATCAAAACGTTGCCCTGGAAAAACCCTTCGAAAAGCCTGGTCGATGGGTGCGTTTTCGATCGGAATTTCAGGATGGGCATCAGCGTGACTTCTTGGATGGCCGATTGGTGCACAAGCGAAATCTGGTTGAAAACGAAGATCCTTGGCTTGGGCTGCGCAGTTGGTGGAAAGTCCAATCGCGGGTGAATGAGGTTTCCATCAGCGGTCGTCCTACGATTTTGGATCAAGTGCCGATCGGAAAGTCATCGGATCTGATCGGGTGGACATCGTATTTTCAAAACTCGATCGCGACAAAGAACGCTCCATGGCAACAGCAAAGTGAGGGGGATCACGACCTGATTGTTGGACTTCGTCGCGGCGATGTGGTGGGATGCGATCGGGAATGTCTATTGCAATACCATCGCCGAATGGTCGAAGACGGGGCCTTCGCGTTTGACTTTTACTACGACCAAGCCAATGGTTCAGCATCCCCGGCGATCGGGCGCCTCGCATTCTTGTTGCGTCCCGATGGTGTTTATGAGCACTGGGTGACGGACGGACAATTTGATCCAACTGGGGTGCGACCTGGCAACCTGCAACGAATCCAGTCGCATCAACGATGGGAGGATTCCGGTGATCCAGCATTGCCGCTGAAAAAGGAGGCCTGGAATCATCTTGAAATGCGGTTGCAGGGTGACGAAGTCTCCCTGTTTCTGAATGATCATCGCGTTTTCCAACGCACCTTGCCGTCAAATTCCCGGCGGTCAGTGGGACTTTTCCATTTTGCCGATCGGTCTCAGTTGCGTGTTCGCAACGCCATCCTTCGCGGCGATTGGCCCAAGCAAATGCCGCCCGATCAACCACTCGCGGACCCGCGTCTAAAGCAACTGGATCTGCAACTGTCCGCTCTACCGGCGGTCGCGAAGGTGAATTTCCAGGATCCCAGTACCGTGGATTCTCTTGTCGACATCAACAAGGGCAACGCCGCTGGATCGACGTTGGACGTCGAAGGTGGCAAACGGGTGACGGCGACTTCGTCAGGTGCCTGGATCCAAACTGCCATGAAGCCAAGGTTTTCCCTCAGCGGTAACTTTGACGTTCAGGTCGGGTTCATCGACGCGCGGTGCGATTCGCCGGTCGAGCAGGGGATGGCCGAACTGGTGATCACAGTTGCCGATCAGGATGCGAGTGAATTGCATGTCGCCGTGGGAACGAGTCAACAATCCGTCCCGTTTTTACGTGGCCAAAAAATTGCTTTGAATCCGGATGGTTCGCGGCGGTTCTTGGGCGAACGGTGGGGGTATGAATCCGAGTCGGGACGGATGCGGATCGTCCGAAAAGGCGACACCGCGTACTTTTTGTTTGCCAGCGGAGTTGACGGACATGCCCGAGTCATTGGTCAACAACCCATTGGCCCAGAAGACATAAATTTTGACTCGATCAAGTTAACGGTGACTGCAAAGGGACAAGGGGTGGCCGGGACTGTGTGGACGGACATGACCATTGCCGCCGATCGAATTCAGCACTTACCCGGATCCAATTTGCCGTTGCCTCCGATGATCGGTGTGGTGGATGCGGCGACTGGAAGGGTGACGAAGTTGGCTGGTCCGACCGAAGGTTTCAACCACGTGGGATCGCCTACTTGGTCACAGGATGGAAAGTGGATCACGTATGACCAGTCGCTGGGCAGTGTCGCTAAGTCACGCCTGATGATGGTTCCTTTCGAAGGCGGTGATCCGATTGATCTTGGATTTGGATCGATGCCCAGTTTTTCGAAAGATGGTCGACGGGTTGCCTTTTCAGCCTACCAACAGGGCGTTGGAATCATGAACGTCGATGGCAGCGAGCGCAAAATCCTGGATGTGGAAGGTTGGGGAGCCGAGTGGTCACCAGACGGTAAAACGATTGCCTACGGAAAGCGTGGTAATATCGTGCTCTGGGATGTTGCCACAGGCACAAGTCGAAGCCTGATGGTGGGGGCTGCGGATCGATTTAGTTTGATCTATTGGAACATGTGCTGGTCGCCCGATTCCAGCAAGATTCAGTTTCACGCTCGCAAAACAGGTTCAAATGCGGAGGAGTTCGCAGTTGTCGATCTCGCACACCCGAGCCAGGTGAAGTCCATTGCGATGCCGCCGAATTATCGCCGATCGGAAGTCGGTTGGTCACCGTCCGACGATCGTCTGCTTGTCGCTTTGACGTCCAACACGCTGCGGTATCCGCAATTGTTTACGATGCCGGCCGATGGAAGTGACGTTCCCGCCGCATTGGTACCCAGAGTCGACAATCACGAGATCGCTATGGGTGCTTGGTCGCCGGATGGGAAGTGGATTGCCGTCCGCGCCGTTTCGCGTCCAGAGGCGTTGGATTGGCCATTGCGATTGCCGGCTGCCGGTGAGTGA
- a CDS encoding NAD(P)/FAD-dependent oxidoreductase — MDPDRESGMGLMAQRPHVVIVGGGFGGLETAKRLRQCDVDITMIDRHNFHLFQPLLYQVATGGLSPANIATPLRSILRRQANCQVILAEVTDIDVANSELKLVDGVQPFDVLVVAAGATHSYFGNDQWAQFAPGLKTIADATNIRRRIYLAFEAAERQPDAAIRQKLLTFVVVGAGPTGVELAGALAEIAEHTLKNDFRKINPSETRIVIVEAAPHVLAHYPPELCLRAAEKIRSLGIEVRTHTKVVDVTADHVRLECDGKQEVIETETVLWGAGVAANPLGRKLATACKVEPDRGGRVPVDCKLNVEGFANIFAIGDVASCKDQDGKPLPGLAPVAIQQGAFVAQQIADRVRGNVNDKPFVYHDRGTMATIGRAIAVAQIGSRQFCGFVAWLLWLFVHLMLIVQFQNRVLILMQWAWNYVTFNRSARLIVTDETDPVSIIETNDVVHDVDRAS, encoded by the coding sequence ATGGATCCAGATCGCGAATCGGGGATGGGATTGATGGCACAACGGCCTCACGTTGTCATTGTGGGTGGTGGGTTTGGCGGGCTGGAAACGGCCAAACGACTGCGTCAATGTGACGTCGATATCACGATGATCGACCGCCACAACTTCCACCTGTTTCAGCCGTTGCTGTATCAGGTGGCAACTGGTGGGCTGTCGCCTGCAAATATCGCGACACCGCTGCGTTCGATCCTGCGTCGCCAAGCGAATTGCCAAGTCATCCTGGCGGAGGTCACCGACATCGATGTGGCCAATTCTGAGCTGAAACTGGTAGATGGCGTCCAGCCGTTTGACGTGTTGGTCGTCGCGGCGGGGGCGACACACAGCTATTTTGGAAACGACCAGTGGGCTCAGTTCGCTCCCGGTTTGAAAACCATCGCGGATGCCACCAACATCCGACGACGCATCTACTTGGCGTTTGAAGCCGCCGAGCGTCAGCCGGACGCTGCGATCCGCCAAAAGTTGTTGACGTTTGTGGTGGTGGGGGCGGGGCCGACGGGAGTCGAGTTGGCCGGCGCACTCGCCGAAATCGCCGAACATACGCTGAAGAACGACTTCCGCAAAATCAATCCTTCGGAAACACGGATCGTGATCGTCGAGGCCGCCCCGCATGTGCTGGCACACTACCCGCCGGAACTTTGCCTGCGGGCGGCCGAGAAAATTCGATCACTGGGGATCGAGGTTCGCACCCACACGAAGGTGGTCGATGTCACGGCCGACCATGTGCGTCTGGAATGCGACGGCAAGCAGGAAGTGATCGAAACCGAAACAGTGCTCTGGGGTGCAGGCGTTGCTGCGAACCCATTGGGACGCAAACTGGCGACGGCATGCAAGGTGGAACCCGATCGTGGCGGACGCGTTCCGGTCGATTGTAAGTTGAATGTCGAAGGGTTCGCGAACATCTTCGCAATCGGCGATGTGGCGAGTTGCAAGGATCAAGACGGCAAACCGCTACCGGGGCTGGCCCCCGTGGCTATCCAACAGGGCGCGTTTGTGGCGCAGCAAATTGCAGACCGAGTTCGAGGCAACGTGAACGATAAGCCATTCGTGTACCACGATCGCGGAACGATGGCCACGATCGGTCGCGCGATCGCGGTCGCACAGATCGGGAGTCGCCAATTCTGTGGCTTCGTCGCTTGGCTGTTGTGGTTGTTCGTGCACCTGATGCTGATCGTCCAGTTTCAGAATCGGGTGTTGATCTTGATGCAGTGGGCCTGGAACTACGTGACCTTCAATCGCAGTGCGCGATTGATCGTGACGGACGAAACGGACCCGGTTTCCATCATCGAAACCAACGACGTGGTCCACGATGTTGATCGGGCCTCGTAA
- a CDS encoding fused MFS/spermidine synthase yields the protein MKKPAALIALTLPALGGLAALSWEVIWQLRTSLAFGVSASGAAITLATMMAGMTIGAAICGRWIDSRQNTHPLRLYGYLELVIGICGLALGATFQWLEQLDRAIYQWSPTMAPLAQLIGVVLVILVPAACMGASIPIFGRMGKRFGVSMSLLYGINTLGAAAGTLLVAFWLIPQFGLQGTAVVTALINCLVGLTAYFAANMGEQNVDVEANASVGDIAMPAWDVLAIVTATGFVTFLLEVAWFRALRAAFETTTTGFSIMLAVVLLTLGLAARAVPAVKARVKRLEMVLYGAGIAILLSTPLIERIDLVLLSLGSHHTPINWFAITLLLVGPAVFLLGIALPWHLEDGYSGRALGRIYAFNTIGSVFGAISAAWIFLPMFGFVHTAWIAGFVILAVTLLVYRTRMPVWSHAFAVASMVIAVALDSGVGSERILFSFPYGEHTVIAHHEGPDAATSAIEFENGSRGVFIDGFAAAAFWPTAHYMDWMGSLPVLLHEDPKDVLVICFGTGQTANAIRNEGVASTTIVDINPAVFQIAHHFPGNEGVLNDDSVEPVLMDGRAYLRRTKKMFDVITLEPMPPNHAGVNSLYSKEFYETARAKLRPGGMIAQWLPAHLTSEQHARSIAKTFQEVFPNAGLWADPADYNGILLGCNGEATPLGSRWPGLDNAGQGRVVLQRSLPPQEIRNNLLLDRDRLRLYTKDSLVVTDDNQLLAYGERLSMKEAGPRSTRVVYREFMNEELPQEQTPAEVSVSH from the coding sequence ATGAAGAAGCCTGCCGCGCTGATCGCTTTGACCTTGCCCGCACTGGGCGGACTTGCGGCCCTTTCATGGGAAGTCATCTGGCAACTGCGTACGTCGTTGGCCTTCGGCGTCAGCGCTTCGGGCGCGGCGATCACGCTGGCGACCATGATGGCGGGGATGACGATCGGGGCCGCGATCTGCGGTCGCTGGATCGATTCACGACAAAACACGCATCCACTGCGTCTGTACGGTTACCTGGAACTGGTGATTGGGATCTGTGGATTAGCACTCGGGGCTACCTTCCAGTGGCTCGAGCAATTGGATCGTGCGATTTACCAATGGTCACCGACGATGGCGCCGCTGGCTCAACTGATCGGTGTGGTGTTGGTGATTCTCGTGCCCGCGGCTTGCATGGGCGCCAGCATCCCCATTTTTGGGCGGATGGGGAAAAGGTTTGGTGTTTCGATGTCCCTGCTATACGGCATCAATACGCTTGGCGCCGCTGCGGGAACTTTGTTGGTCGCATTCTGGTTGATTCCTCAGTTTGGACTGCAAGGGACGGCTGTCGTGACCGCGCTGATCAACTGCTTGGTGGGCCTAACCGCCTATTTTGCGGCGAACATGGGCGAACAAAATGTGGACGTTGAAGCAAACGCCAGTGTCGGTGACATCGCGATGCCCGCCTGGGACGTATTGGCGATCGTGACTGCGACCGGTTTTGTGACGTTCCTGTTAGAAGTGGCTTGGTTCCGCGCCCTGCGTGCCGCGTTCGAAACCACGACAACCGGGTTTTCGATCATGTTGGCCGTCGTTCTTTTGACGCTTGGGTTGGCCGCGCGAGCGGTGCCTGCGGTCAAGGCGAGGGTGAAACGCCTGGAAATGGTGCTGTACGGCGCCGGCATCGCAATCCTGTTAAGCACTCCGCTGATTGAACGAATCGACTTGGTGCTGCTTAGTCTTGGTAGCCACCACACACCGATCAACTGGTTCGCGATTACGTTGTTGTTGGTCGGTCCCGCAGTATTCCTGCTAGGGATCGCATTGCCGTGGCACCTCGAAGACGGCTATTCGGGCCGAGCACTGGGGCGCATCTACGCCTTCAATACGATTGGATCGGTCTTTGGGGCGATCAGTGCCGCTTGGATCTTTCTGCCGATGTTTGGGTTTGTGCACACCGCCTGGATCGCTGGGTTTGTGATATTGGCGGTGACGTTGTTGGTGTATCGCACCCGTATGCCGGTTTGGTCGCATGCGTTTGCTGTTGCATCGATGGTGATCGCCGTCGCATTGGATTCGGGCGTGGGCAGTGAACGAATTTTGTTCTCGTTCCCTTATGGCGAGCACACCGTGATTGCTCATCACGAAGGTCCCGACGCTGCAACGTCGGCGATTGAATTTGAAAACGGCAGCCGAGGCGTCTTCATTGACGGTTTTGCGGCAGCCGCGTTCTGGCCGACGGCTCACTACATGGATTGGATGGGATCGCTGCCCGTGCTGTTGCATGAAGACCCCAAGGACGTTTTGGTGATCTGCTTCGGTACCGGCCAAACAGCCAATGCGATTCGCAACGAGGGTGTCGCCAGCACAACCATCGTGGACATCAATCCGGCTGTATTCCAGATCGCTCATCATTTCCCCGGAAACGAAGGGGTTCTGAATGACGACTCGGTTGAACCCGTGTTGATGGATGGCCGCGCCTATCTGCGACGGACCAAAAAGATGTTCGATGTGATCACACTGGAACCGATGCCGCCGAACCATGCGGGCGTGAACTCGTTGTATTCGAAAGAGTTCTACGAAACGGCGCGAGCCAAGCTTCGTCCGGGCGGGATGATTGCGCAGTGGTTGCCGGCTCACCTGACGTCCGAACAGCACGCACGATCGATCGCCAAGACGTTTCAAGAAGTCTTTCCGAATGCAGGTCTGTGGGCCGATCCGGCGGACTACAACGGCATTTTGTTGGGCTGCAATGGCGAGGCAACACCACTGGGAAGCCGTTGGCCTGGATTGGACAACGCGGGTCAGGGGCGAGTGGTGCTGCAACGCTCGCTTCCGCCTCAAGAGATTCGCAACAACTTACTGTTGGATCGTGACCGGCTGCGTCTTTACACCAAGGATTCGCTAGTTGTCACCGACGACAACCAGTTGTTGGCATATGGCGAACGCCTATCGATGAAAGAAGCCGGGCCACGTAGCACGCGAGTGGTGTACCGTGAATTCATGAACGAAGAACTGCCGCAGGAACAAACACCTGCGGAGGTCAGCGTGTCCCACTAG
- a CDS encoding redoxin domain-containing protein, translating into MPNQTRPPMALLASVAAAVLGFAIHQPGAAAGETGPHADLVPQFLLGLVHAPEVHQELNLTSEQVAGLEVLFAETDAAWFPARNLAPDRQREVIDKLETRVRQWFAENTTADQQSRLRQLEFYAQGNRILLRQDVAKEVGLSVTAQQKLADLARASHVAQQKLARTKFGDDGIEALQTEVARTAKDEQAALAKIVQQDQRTKLAKILGERFDPTRLARIYAMAPDFAADEAWINSPALSLKELRGKVVLVHFYAFQCHNCHANFDIYRRWHEKYSSDDVVLIGIQTPETSRERDADAVIAAAEEKQLDFPIQIDLQSQTWKAWGNTMWPTVYVVDQDGYVRHWWSGELNWKGATADQTIEKVVDQLLSQN; encoded by the coding sequence ATGCCCAACCAAACACGTCCCCCGATGGCCTTGCTGGCCTCGGTGGCTGCGGCCGTTCTCGGCTTCGCGATCCACCAACCGGGCGCAGCGGCCGGCGAAACAGGGCCGCATGCGGACTTGGTTCCCCAGTTTCTGTTGGGACTGGTCCATGCCCCCGAAGTCCACCAAGAACTGAACCTGACCTCCGAGCAAGTCGCCGGTCTGGAGGTCTTGTTCGCGGAAACCGATGCAGCATGGTTCCCGGCGCGCAACCTTGCCCCGGACCGCCAACGCGAAGTGATCGACAAACTAGAAACGCGAGTCCGACAGTGGTTCGCCGAGAATACGACCGCCGACCAACAGTCGCGGCTACGGCAATTGGAATTCTATGCCCAGGGAAATCGGATCCTGCTGCGACAAGACGTTGCCAAGGAAGTTGGCTTAAGCGTCACGGCGCAGCAAAAGTTGGCCGATCTGGCTCGGGCATCTCATGTCGCGCAGCAAAAACTTGCTCGCACCAAGTTCGGTGATGACGGGATCGAAGCCCTGCAAACGGAAGTCGCCCGGACAGCGAAGGACGAACAAGCCGCACTGGCCAAAATCGTTCAACAGGATCAAAGGACAAAGCTGGCCAAGATTCTGGGCGAACGGTTCGATCCAACTCGATTGGCGCGGATCTACGCGATGGCCCCCGACTTCGCCGCCGATGAAGCGTGGATCAATTCACCCGCACTGTCGCTGAAGGAGCTTCGCGGCAAGGTCGTGCTGGTCCACTTCTATGCATTTCAATGCCACAACTGCCACGCAAATTTTGACATCTATCGCCGTTGGCATGAAAAGTATTCATCCGACGATGTCGTTTTGATCGGCATCCAGACGCCCGAGACAAGCCGCGAACGCGACGCCGACGCAGTGATCGCTGCCGCCGAGGAAAAGCAGCTGGACTTTCCCATTCAGATTGATCTGCAATCCCAGACCTGGAAAGCCTGGGGAAACACCATGTGGCCGACGGTCTACGTGGTCGACCAAGACGGTTACGTCCGTCATTGGTGGAGCGGCGAATTGAATTGGAAGGGTGCCACAGCGGATCAGACGATCGAAAAAGTCGTCGACCAACTGTTGTCCCAAAACTAG